A region of the Denitrificimonas caeni genome:
CCTACGTAATGCCCGGTGCCCGTACTGGTCTGCGCATGGGTCATGGCAAAGTTGTCGACACCATGATTGAAGACGGCCTATGGGATGCTTTCAATGACATCCACATGGGCATCACCGCAGAAAACCTAGTAGATAAATACAACTTAACTCGCGAACAGCAAGATACATTTGCCGCTGCTTCACAGCAAAAAGCCAGCGCTGCTATTGCCGCTGGCCGTTTTGTAGATGAAATCACCCCCGTGAGCATTCCGCAGCGCAAAGGTGAGCCGATCATTTTCGATACAGATGAGCAGCCGCGCGATGGCACCACCGCTGAATCCTTAGGTAAACTGCGTCCAGCCTTTAAAAAAGACGGCTCAGTCACCGCCGGTAACGCCTCAACACTCAATGACGGTGCTGCTGCAGTCATGCTAATGAGCGCTGAAAAAGCTAAAGAACTGGGCCTGCCAGTCTTAGCCCGTATCGTTGCTTATGCTAATGCTGGCGTAGACCCAAGCATTATGGGTATTGGCCCGGTAGCCGCGACGCAAAAGTGCCTGAGCAAAGCCGGCTGGAATGTAGCAGATCTCGACCTAATTGAAGCCAACGAAGCCTTTGCCGCACAAGCCTTGAGCGTCAACCAAGAACTGGGCTGGGATACCGAGAAAATCAACGTGAATGGCGGCGCGATTGCTATTGGCCACCCAATTGGTGCATCAGGCTGCCGTATTTTAGTAACTCTCTTACACGAAATGCAGCGCCGTGATGCCAAAAAAGGCTTAGCGACATTATGCATCGGTGGCGGCCAGGGTGTTGCTTTAGCCATTGAGCGCTAAATAACCTGAGCCAACCATCAGCTCGCTGCTGCACTTAACCCGAGTGCAGCAGCGGTAATTGAGCAAAACCTTTTCCTTTCATCGGCTAAATATGAGCGCTAGGTCACATTCACCTACAGCTCTGCATCTATTTTGCATACACTAGACAAACACCGATTATGGAGTTTGCAGTGATGGCCAAAGGAATAAAGCGCTTAGTCATAGTTTTAATAAGTGGCTTCGCCCTCTACAGCTGGTTAGGTTTTCTACTGATTCCCAGCGTTGCTTTACACCTCATCAATCAGCAGCTTGGCGTCTATGCCAACAGCCCGGCACAATTACAGCGCTTAGAGTTCAACCCCTTTACCCTTGAGCTCAATGCTTGGGGGTTTCAGGTGGGTGAACCCGACAACCAGCAACTGAGCCTGCAGCACCTCTACGGCAAACTGGCCTACGACAGCCTCTGGAGCAAAACCCTGCACCTGCACGACGTACAGTTGCAGCAAGCGCAAAGCCAAGTGGTACTCAATCCTCAGGGCGAATTAAACCTCAGCACTTTATTTAAACTGCCGGCCGCCAGCGAACAACCTGAGCCTGAAGCCAGCGCGCCTTTGGCCGTGCTTATTGATCGCCTACAACTGCAGCAAGGCCATGTGCGCTTTAACGATCAGCGCCAACAAGAGCAAGTGGACGTCACCTTAGCTGATATTAATATCACCCTAAACAACTTCGACACCCGCCCCTCCAGCAGCAGCGAATTACAACTTAGCGCCCAAGCCAGCGATGGTGCGCAGCTGCAATGGCAAGGGGATTTCAGCATCAGCCCACTCAGCTCCAACGGCCACCTGCAACTGAGCAATGCCGAACTAAAAAGCTGGTGGCCCTATGTCCGCGAACACTTTAATGCACAGCTGGGCGCGGGCCGTTTAAGCCTCGACACCCACTACGCGCTGCAATTGAGCCCAAGCCTCACCTTCACCGCCAAGCAGCTCAGCGCGCAAATTAACGGCCTCAAACTTGATCAAAAAACTGCGCAACAACAGTTGCCTTTAGCGCGCCTCGAACAATTCAGCATCAGCAACAGCAGCTTTGATCTGCAACAACAAAAACTGCTCATCGGCCAAGCCAGCAGCAGCAAACTCGAAGCCTGGGCGCAAATTGATGCCGAGGGTGTCAGCAACTGGCAAAAACTCTTACCCAGCGCAGCGCAGCAGCCCGCAACAGCTAACAGCAGCCCAGCGCCTGACAGCACAGACCAAGCCAACAAAGATAAAGACGCCAGCCCTGCTTGGCGCATTCTGGTGAAACAAGCGGACTTTAAACAACAAAAGTTTCACCTTGAAGACCTTAGCCAAAGCCAGCCCGTGGCCCTAGAGCTGGCAGACTTCAACTTAAAAATTAAAGATTTTGACAGCCAAGCCAACTCAACCTTTAACGCCGAGCTCGACACCCAAGTCGGCGAGCACGGCAAACTCAGCAGCAACGCCACAGTCACCCTGCAGCCGCTAAAAGTCGCGATGAGCCTCAACAGCAGCGATCTTGACCTACGCCCTGCGCAAGCCTGGATCAGCCCCTATGCACGTATAGAGCTGCGCAGCGGCCTGCTTAACAGCGCCCTGCAGCTGCAAGTCAGCGATTTAGATAACCTGCAGCTGGACGTCAGCGGTGACGCAGCCATCACCCAACTGCATATACGCGACAGCCACGGCCAGCGTGATCTACTGAAATGGCAAACAGTGGATATCAATGGCATTCACTATCAACTGCAAAAACAGCAACTGGACATCAATAAACTGGTGCTCGCCGAGCCTTATGTGCGCTTTATTATTAATCAAGACCTCACCACCAATATCAGCGAGCTAATGATCCCACAGCCGCCTAAACCTGCTGCCACCCCAGCAGCCGACAGCCCAGAATTTGCCATGCGCATTGGCGGCATTGAGATCAAAGATGGCTCAGCAAACTTTGCCGACTACAGCTTACAACCCAGTTTTGCTACCGCCATCCAAAAGCTCAACGGCAGCATCGGCACCCTCGACAACCAAACCAATAGCGTCGCCAAAGTGGACATCACCGGCAGCATTGATCGCTATGCACCGGTTACTATCAGCGGCAGCCTGATGCCTTTTGATCCATTAAAAAAGCTGGATATCACCACCGACTTTAAGCACGTGGAACTGACCACCTTAACCCCGTACTCAGGCAAATTTGCCGGCTACCGCATCCAAAAAGGTCGGTTAAACCTCAACCTGCACTATCAAATCACCGACGGCAAACTCAACGCCAGCAACCAGCTGTTACTGGAAGAATTGCAACTGGGCGAACGCGTCGATAGCCCTGACGCGGTGGATTTACCTGTGCGTTTAGCCATTGCCTTACTCAAAGACAGCAAAGGCCGCATCGCCATCGACTTACCGATCCAAGGTGATTTAAACAACCCGGAGTTCAAAGTTGCGCCCATTGTTTGGCAAACTTTCCGCAACCTGATCACCCGCGCCGTAGCTGCACCATTTAACTTTATTGCCGGCCTCGCCCACAGCAACAACACAGAGCTCAGCGAAGTGGTGTTTTTACCGGGGGAATACACCATCAACCCCGCCGCAGCGAAAAGCCTAGACACCCTCAGCCAAGCCCTGAAAGAGCGCCCGCAACTGCGCCTCGAAGTGGAAGGCGGCAGCCGTGCTGATTTAGATGGCCCACTGTTGGCGCAAATGCGTTTAGATGCGGCCTACCAAGACGCCTGGTACAGCATTTTGCAGCACCGCGGCACTAAAATAGACTCCAGTAAAGAAAACCTCGAAGTACCAGACAAAGAAAAACCCATTCTGCTGGAAGGCATTTACCGCAGCCAACTTAAACAACAGCCACCGGCGCAATGGGCCGAACTTAAAAAAGAAGAACGCGAACAACTGATGCGCGACGCCGTGCTGCAAAGCTATGCCCACAGCCCATTGGGGTTACGCCGCTTAGCTCAAGCCCGTGCTAACAGCATCAAAGAGTACTTAATCGAACAGGCGCAATTGGATGCCGAGCGGGTCTATTTAATTGATGTCAGTGAAGGCAAAGCCAGCGCCGAGCAAGGCGTAATCAGCACACTGCATCTGGGGAGTATGTAATGAAAGCTATAACTGCTATGGCCTGCTGCCTGGCGTTGGGTTTATTTAGCCTCAGCGCCACGGCCAACACCTTTCGCTGCGGCAACCAATTAGTCAGCATCGGCGACCGCGCTTTTATGGTGCAGCGCAAATGCGGCGAACCCGTTGCCCGTGAAGCGGTGGGCTATACCGTTGGCGAATACAACCAGCGCGAACTGCCCATCGAAGAATGGGTCTATGGCCCACGCGGCGGCATGCTGTATTTTTTACGCTTTGTCGGTAACCGTTTAGTCAGTATCGACGGCCAACGCAATTAATCTGCGCGCCAATCAGCCCTTGAGGTTATTATGTTGCGTCCTGTTTTATATGTTTTATTACTGCTGAGCCTGAGCACACCGGCACTGGCATCATCCACCTACCGCTGCAACAGCCAGCTGGTCAGTTTAGGTGCCGACAGCCACGAGGTGCGCAGCAAATGCGGCGAACCGATCAGCGAAGATGAGCTGGGCTTTAAGCGCGTTATCAACCAATACGGCCACAGCCATGAACTGCGCGTGACTGAGTGGGTGTACGGCCCCAAAGGCGGCATGTATTACTTTTTACGCTTTGAAGGCGGCAACTTAGCCAAGATCTCCAGCAGCCGTTAAGTATTTACCCCGCGCCCTTGAAATTCACACAAAGCGCTCCATATATAGGGTAAGCAAGCAACAAAGCGTTGCAGGTTATTCAGCCCAGCATGGGATCAGTAATCGACACGCGGCGCTTTTTAGCGTAAGATGCTTGTTCTGTCACCTTGTAAGTGCACAGCTTTGGGGCCGATTAGGATTCGACGCTGGTTGCGAAACTTTAGGTGCATGCCGAGTTGGTAACAGAACTCGTAAATCCACTGTTGCAACTTTTATAGTTGCCAATGACGAAAACTACGGAGCACAAGCTCTAGCTGCGTAAGCAGCCGAGTCGCTCCCCTGGTAGCTTCGGCTCCAGCAGTCACAAGAGGATGTCTGTAAACTCGAAGTGACTGTCAGATAGAACAGAATCGCCGCGTAGTACGTTGTGGACGAAGTGGCTAAAACTTACACAACTCATCCAAAGCACCCTGCCGATCGGGCGGCTGCGGATTAAATTAGTAGACACGGCTAAGCATGTAGTACCGACAGCGGAGTACTGGCGGACGGGGGTTCAAATCCCCCCGGCTCCACCAAACAGAAACACCTAAGCCCTTGATTATCCTAGTGATTTTCAGGGGCTTTTGCTTTTTAGGGTGCTGGGTGTCGAAACAGTGTCCAAAAATTGCCTATACAGCGTCAAAAACAACTCAGAATTACAGCACAGCCTGCTTACTGAGCTTTTTTTGATTAAACACCAAATCCACCACCTCGCCTTGCGGTACGTAGCCATCGACGGTTTGGCGTAGAAGCTGGCGGATCATGAGGCAATCGCCTTGCTCGGTGGCATCTAGCAACTCGTGCAGCACCACTGACAACTCAGACCATGGCAAAAACTCTTCATCAGCACGCATGATCATCGCGTGTTCAGTTGGCGAGACATTATCGCCAATCAGCAACTCTTCGTAGAGTTTTTCACCTGGACGCAGGCCGCTGAACTCAATGGCAATCTCGCCACTTGGATTACTTTCACTGCGTACCGTTAAACCGGTCAGATTGATCATTTTCTCCGCCAGTTCAACGATTTTAACCGGCTCCCCCATATCCAAAACAAACACATCACCGCCCTGCCCCATGGCACCGGCTTGAATCACTAACTGCGAGGCTTCTGGGATGGTCATAAAATAACGGGTCATCTTTGGATGGGTTACAGTGACCGGACCACCACGCTTAATCTGCTCACGAAACAGCGGTATCACCGAACCAGACGAGCCCAGCACATTACCAAAACGCACCATAGTAAAACGGGTGTTATTGACATAGCTTTGCTCATCGGCAGCATCCATAAATATACGCGTGGACAGCTCTTTACTCAGCGCCTGCAAGACCATTTCCGCCAAGCGC
Encoded here:
- a CDS encoding DUF2845 domain-containing protein, yielding MLRPVLYVLLLLSLSTPALASSTYRCNSQLVSLGADSHEVRSKCGEPISEDELGFKRVINQYGHSHELRVTEWVYGPKGGMYYFLRFEGGNLAKISSSR
- a CDS encoding DUF2845 domain-containing protein; this encodes MKAITAMACCLALGLFSLSATANTFRCGNQLVSIGDRAFMVQRKCGEPVAREAVGYTVGEYNQRELPIEEWVYGPRGGMLYFLRFVGNRLVSIDGQRN
- a CDS encoding acetyl-CoA C-acetyltransferase → MHEVVIVAATRTAIGSFQGSLAKIPAPELGAIVVRSLLEQSGVAPEQVDEVILGQVLTAGSGQNPARQTAIHAGLPFSTPAFTLNKVCGSGLKALHLAAQAIRCGDAEIVIAGGQENMSLSPYVMPGARTGLRMGHGKVVDTMIEDGLWDAFNDIHMGITAENLVDKYNLTREQQDTFAAASQQKASAAIAAGRFVDEITPVSIPQRKGEPIIFDTDEQPRDGTTAESLGKLRPAFKKDGSVTAGNASTLNDGAAAVMLMSAEKAKELGLPVLARIVAYANAGVDPSIMGIGPVAATQKCLSKAGWNVADLDLIEANEAFAAQALSVNQELGWDTEKINVNGGAIAIGHPIGASGCRILVTLLHEMQRRDAKKGLATLCIGGGQGVALAIER
- a CDS encoding DUF748 domain-containing protein, with the translated sequence MAKGIKRLVIVLISGFALYSWLGFLLIPSVALHLINQQLGVYANSPAQLQRLEFNPFTLELNAWGFQVGEPDNQQLSLQHLYGKLAYDSLWSKTLHLHDVQLQQAQSQVVLNPQGELNLSTLFKLPAASEQPEPEASAPLAVLIDRLQLQQGHVRFNDQRQQEQVDVTLADINITLNNFDTRPSSSSELQLSAQASDGAQLQWQGDFSISPLSSNGHLQLSNAELKSWWPYVREHFNAQLGAGRLSLDTHYALQLSPSLTFTAKQLSAQINGLKLDQKTAQQQLPLARLEQFSISNSSFDLQQQKLLIGQASSSKLEAWAQIDAEGVSNWQKLLPSAAQQPATANSSPAPDSTDQANKDKDASPAWRILVKQADFKQQKFHLEDLSQSQPVALELADFNLKIKDFDSQANSTFNAELDTQVGEHGKLSSNATVTLQPLKVAMSLNSSDLDLRPAQAWISPYARIELRSGLLNSALQLQVSDLDNLQLDVSGDAAITQLHIRDSHGQRDLLKWQTVDINGIHYQLQKQQLDINKLVLAEPYVRFIINQDLTTNISELMIPQPPKPAATPAADSPEFAMRIGGIEIKDGSANFADYSLQPSFATAIQKLNGSIGTLDNQTNSVAKVDITGSIDRYAPVTISGSLMPFDPLKKLDITTDFKHVELTTLTPYSGKFAGYRIQKGRLNLNLHYQITDGKLNASNQLLLEELQLGERVDSPDAVDLPVRLAIALLKDSKGRIAIDLPIQGDLNNPEFKVAPIVWQTFRNLITRAVAAPFNFIAGLAHSNNTELSEVVFLPGEYTINPAAAKSLDTLSQALKERPQLRLEVEGGSRADLDGPLLAQMRLDAAYQDAWYSILQHRGTKIDSSKENLEVPDKEKPILLEGIYRSQLKQQPPAQWAELKKEEREQLMRDAVLQSYAHSPLGLRRLAQARANSIKEYLIEQAQLDAERVYLIDVSEGKASAEQGVISTLHLGSM